The following are encoded in a window of Chloroflexota bacterium genomic DNA:
- the hutU gene encoding urocanate hydratase, protein MARRVVHPPTGTQLTCKNWLIEAAYRMIQHNLDPDVAFDPDNLIVYGGSGKAARNWECFDAILDSLRNLEPDETLLVQSGKPVAIFKTHTDAPRVLIANSNLVPAWATQDYFDELERKGLIMYGQMTAGSWIYIGTQGILQGTYETMAACAKAQGWPSLKGKFVLTAGLGEMGGAQPLAVTMNEGVALVVEIDRWRAERRLRTGYLDRIAENIEEAMTWVEEAVAAEKPLSVGLIGNAAEVLPELVQRGVVPDVVTDQTSAHDPLRYFPRGMTFEEAKALRERDPEAFKRRAMESMAAHVQAMLDFQAKGSVVFDYGNNIRQRAYDMGVKNAFDFQGFVPLYIRPLFCEGKGPFRWVALSGDPEDIYVTDQVIMDLFPHDEHLVRWIKMAQKKVKFQGLPSRICWLGYGERAKAGLAFNDLVASGRVKAPIVIGRDHLDAGSVASPRRETEGMKDGSDAISDWAILNALINAVNGATWVSFHHGGGVGIGYSQHAGMVIVADGTPEAARRLERVLTTDPGMGVVRHADAGYERAIQVAKERGVKIPMLK, encoded by the coding sequence ATGGCGAGGCGAGTCGTACATCCACCTACGGGTACCCAACTGACATGCAAGAACTGGCTCATAGAGGCTGCGTATCGCATGATCCAGCACAACCTGGATCCCGACGTGGCCTTTGACCCCGACAACCTCATTGTGTACGGGGGGAGCGGCAAGGCGGCCCGCAACTGGGAATGCTTTGACGCCATCCTGGATAGTTTGCGCAACCTGGAGCCCGACGAGACGCTGCTGGTGCAGAGCGGCAAGCCCGTCGCCATCTTCAAGACCCACACCGATGCCCCTCGCGTGCTCATTGCCAACTCCAACTTGGTGCCGGCCTGGGCCACGCAGGACTACTTTGACGAACTGGAGCGCAAGGGCCTCATCATGTACGGCCAGATGACGGCCGGAAGTTGGATTTACATCGGCACACAGGGCATCCTGCAAGGGACCTACGAGACGATGGCGGCGTGCGCCAAGGCCCAGGGCTGGCCCAGCCTGAAGGGCAAGTTCGTGCTCACCGCGGGCCTGGGCGAGATGGGCGGCGCTCAGCCCCTTGCCGTTACCATGAACGAAGGTGTGGCGCTGGTGGTGGAGATTGACCGCTGGCGGGCCGAGCGCCGACTGCGCACCGGCTACCTGGACCGCATCGCCGAGAACATAGAAGAGGCGATGACGTGGGTGGAGGAGGCGGTAGCCGCGGAGAAGCCGCTGTCGGTCGGGCTGATCGGCAATGCCGCCGAGGTGCTGCCCGAACTGGTGCAGCGCGGCGTCGTGCCCGACGTGGTAACCGACCAGACGAGCGCCCATGACCCCCTGCGCTACTTCCCGCGCGGCATGACCTTTGAGGAGGCCAAGGCCCTGCGCGAGCGCGACCCCGAAGCGTTCAAGCGCCGCGCCATGGAGTCCATGGCGGCCCACGTGCAGGCCATGCTGGACTTCCAGGCGAAGGGGAGCGTGGTCTTTGATTACGGCAACAACATCCGCCAGCGGGCCTATGATATGGGCGTCAAGAACGCCTTTGACTTCCAGGGGTTCGTGCCGCTGTACATCCGCCCGCTTTTCTGCGAGGGCAAGGGGCCATTCCGCTGGGTGGCGCTTTCGGGCGACCCCGAAGACATCTACGTAACCGACCAGGTTATCATGGACCTTTTCCCGCACGACGAGCACCTGGTGCGCTGGATCAAGATGGCGCAGAAGAAGGTCAAGTTCCAGGGCCTTCCGTCGCGCATCTGCTGGCTGGGGTACGGCGAGCGCGCCAAGGCCGGCCTGGCCTTCAACGACTTGGTGGCCAGCGGTAGGGTGAAGGCCCCCATCGTCATCGGGCGCGATCACCTGGACGCCGGTTCGGTGGCGTCGCCGCGCCGCGAGACGGAGGGGATGAAGGACGGCTCTGACGCCATCTCCGACTGGGCGATTCTGAACGCGCTCATCAACGCGGTGAACGGCGCCACGTGGGTGAGTTTCCACCACGGCGGGGGCGTGGGCATCGGCTACAGCCAACACGCGGGCATGGTCATCGTGGCCGACGGCACGCCCGAAGCCGCACGCCGATTGGAGCGCGTCCTGACCACCGACCCAGGGATGGGCGTGGTGCGCCATGCGGACGCCGGCTACGAGCGGGCCATCCAGGTGGCGAAAGAGCGCGGCGTGAAGATTCCTATGCTGAAATAG
- a CDS encoding ABC transporter ATP-binding protein codes for MQQARSAPILRVQDLAIAYETRKGDVNAVRNVSFEIRRGETLGIVGESGCGKSTVAFGIVNFLGRNGRITNGRILFQGQDLVGRSEEELRRLRGDRIAMVYQDPMQALNPSLRIGEQLSEVLVVHRGMKRKEAEDRCIQMLRRVYMPDPANVMRRYPHQLSGGQQQRVVIAMALLNDPALLIMDEPTTALDVTVEAAVLDLVEELQKDFDTAIMYISHNLGVIARVSDSVGVMYAGELVERASVEDVFLQPHHPYTQGLMRCVPRLGMDKASSYLYPIKGRVPPPDRLPPGCVFEPRCPYARPDCSLSRPDLREVAPGHWARCLFAEEVVQSDWAPSEEVPVRLPAVQGTADEKPLLSVRNARTYYEVPSRQIMGRKQVVKAVDGVSVEVRRGQTLGIVGESGCGKTTLVKTIVGMEKPTGGEFEFMGMDISVPVSKRSMEIIRNLQMVFQNPDSTLNPSFSVGQQIAWPLRRFRNIPRKDVRREVVRLLEMMKLGERYYDRLPRQLSGGEKQRVGIARAIAGLPAMVLCDEPVSALDVSVQAAVLNLLLEIQAELGTTMVFIAHDLSVVRFFCDYIAVMYLGHVVESGPAEAIYAPPYHPYTEALLSAVPFPDPTVKQKSIRLSGTVPSALNPPSGCRFHTRCPRKLGEICERETPPWQEAGNGHRIFCHIPLDELRKTEAVVVAPSKTEN; via the coding sequence TCCGATTCTGAGGGTGCAGGACCTGGCCATCGCCTATGAGACACGAAAGGGCGATGTGAACGCGGTGCGCAATGTGTCGTTTGAGATACGCCGTGGCGAAACTCTGGGCATCGTCGGCGAGTCGGGCTGCGGGAAAAGCACCGTGGCCTTCGGCATCGTCAACTTCCTGGGGCGGAATGGGCGGATCACCAACGGGCGCATCCTCTTCCAGGGCCAGGACCTGGTAGGGCGCTCCGAAGAGGAACTGCGGCGGTTGCGCGGCGACCGCATTGCCATGGTGTACCAGGACCCGATGCAGGCGCTGAACCCGTCGCTGCGTATCGGCGAGCAACTGAGCGAGGTGCTGGTGGTGCATCGGGGCATGAAGCGCAAAGAGGCCGAGGATCGGTGCATCCAGATGCTTCGGCGTGTGTACATGCCCGACCCGGCCAACGTCATGCGGCGCTATCCGCACCAACTGTCGGGCGGCCAGCAACAGCGCGTGGTCATTGCCATGGCCCTGCTCAACGACCCGGCGCTGCTCATCATGGACGAGCCGACGACGGCCCTGGACGTTACCGTGGAGGCGGCGGTCCTGGACCTGGTGGAGGAACTGCAGAAGGACTTTGACACGGCCATCATGTACATCAGCCATAACCTGGGCGTCATCGCCCGCGTGTCGGACAGCGTGGGGGTGATGTACGCGGGCGAGTTGGTTGAGCGCGCCTCGGTGGAGGATGTGTTCCTGCAGCCGCATCATCCGTACACGCAGGGGCTGATGCGCTGCGTGCCCAGGCTGGGCATGGACAAGGCCAGTAGTTACCTGTACCCCATCAAGGGGCGAGTGCCGCCGCCAGATAGGCTCCCGCCCGGGTGCGTCTTTGAGCCGCGTTGCCCCTACGCGCGGCCCGACTGCAGCCTAAGCCGGCCCGATTTGCGGGAGGTGGCTCCGGGCCATTGGGCGCGTTGCCTGTTTGCCGAGGAGGTGGTGCAATCGGACTGGGCGCCGTCGGAAGAGGTGCCTGTCCGTCTGCCTGCTGTGCAGGGGACCGCGGACGAGAAGCCGCTGCTCAGCGTGCGCAACGCCCGCACGTACTACGAGGTGCCGTCTCGCCAGATCATGGGGCGCAAGCAGGTAGTGAAGGCGGTGGACGGCGTGAGCGTGGAGGTGAGGCGCGGTCAGACGCTGGGCATCGTCGGCGAATCGGGCTGCGGCAAGACCACACTCGTCAAGACGATCGTTGGGATGGAGAAGCCGACCGGCGGCGAGTTTGAGTTCATGGGCATGGACATCTCGGTGCCGGTCTCCAAGCGCAGCATGGAGATCATCCGCAACTTGCAGATGGTCTTCCAGAATCCCGACTCCACGCTCAATCCGTCGTTCAGCGTGGGGCAGCAGATCGCCTGGCCGCTGCGCCGATTCCGGAATATCCCGCGCAAGGATGTGCGCCGCGAGGTGGTGCGCCTGCTGGAGATGATGAAGTTGGGCGAGCGGTATTACGACCGCTTGCCGCGCCAGTTGAGCGGCGGCGAGAAGCAGCGCGTGGGCATCGCGCGGGCCATCGCGGGCCTGCCCGCCATGGTGCTGTGCGATGAGCCGGTGTCGGCGCTGGATGTGTCGGTGCAGGCGGCGGTGCTTAACCTGTTGCTGGAGATTCAGGCCGAACTGGGGACGACGATGGTCTTCATCGCCCACGACTTGAGCGTGGTGCGGTTCTTCTGCGACTACATCGCGGTCATGTACCTGGGGCATGTGGTGGAGTCGGGCCCCGCCGAGGCCATCTACGCGCCGCCGTACCATCCCTACACCGAGGCGCTGCTGTCGGCGGTGCCGTTCCCCGACCCGACGGTGAAGCAGAAGAGCATCCGCCTGAGCGGCACGGTGCCCAGTGCGCTGAACCCGCCCAGCGGCTGCCGGTTCCATACGCGCTGCCCGCGCAAACTGGGCGAGATCTGCGAGCGAGAGACCCCGCCATGGCAGGAGGCCGGCAACGGGCATCGGATTTTCTGCCACATTCCGCTGGACGAACTGCGGAAGACGGAGGCGGTGGTCGTCGCGCCGAGCAAAACCGAAAACTAG